The sequence below is a genomic window from Dioscorea cayenensis subsp. rotundata cultivar TDr96_F1 chromosome 6, TDr96_F1_v2_PseudoChromosome.rev07_lg8_w22 25.fasta, whole genome shotgun sequence.
CATTCCTCAGGCATCCATCGCCATCTGTGCTTATTCCAGCACTTCGCACTGTTGGGAACATTGTCACTGGAGATGATCTGCAGACACAGGTATacttaatgatattttatttgagttccttTTCATAATGTTAACCCTTATTCTGATACGATGATCTAGTGCATCTTAGTTTAATGGTCTTATGCACGTAAATTGGGATTAAAAAAAGCTTGTAATgtgtaattaaaatattttatgaacaATATAGgtaatataaattacaaattgaTTAGCTTTTGGGTTTTGTGAGTGACTATTTCTTTCATGTTTTATGTAGATATTGTCTAAAATCTGGTGAATTTTTAGAGAAATTTGTATCATTCGGCTTTTCCTTTCCGCTTTTGTTAGAATCCCTATGATggaaacttttttctttttttgaattgtCAAGGCCCTAGAGGCAGCTGCTCAAAAGGAGTCTATGATCTGTGTATATAATTTAGTGGAATGGATTTCTTGTTTTACCATCatgttttgctttattttttgttggtCATCCTCTttggtttttcattttattcttcTCGTGGCTTAATTGTCGGCCTTGCGATTGATCTGCTTGAATGTAACAATATTAGAACTTGAAGCAGATCTGTAAATGACAGGATTTATAAGTGTTTGcaattttttccaattatgttttttatggtCTTGCCAAAAATCTCATTTTAACGGTTCAAATCAGAGAGTTTTCTCAACAATTATTGTGCTGAGTCTAGACAtggaattaaatttataaatttatgttaAATATGAGGACAACGATTTGCTATAAGAGTATAACAACCCTTTCAACAATTGTGTTTGAGGGAAACGATACTGCTTAATGTCATGAGGCATGGATCGGGTGTTTAAAACTGCATCTTTGGTTTGCCATAAGAGTATGGTAATTTCGTATTTCCAGCTATAAATATCATGATATGTAGATATTTATTGCATCTATATTGTTGTTCTTCAATGGCTTGTGTTATGTTATGTCTTTAgcttttttttgtccttttcgATGGCTATCTGTCTTATAAGTTCTCGATCATAAACAACCTAACACATATGCACGCTTGGGATAAGTTTCGATGAACTCCAATGTGGGCTAAAAAGCCCATTAATAAgagaatttttctttaattttcctGTCAGCTTGCATCTGATGAGTTTTTTGTTACCGCAGTTTATCATCAATCAGAATGCACTTCCGTGTCTTCTAAACCTTCTGACACACAATCATAAGAAAAGCATCAAGAAGGAAGCTTGCTGGACTATTTCAAACATCACAGCTGGAAATAAGGAGCAAATACAGGTACCCTATATAATCATTCTTTTGACCAATGTTTATAGTTTGTACCTATAATGCCAACTTTTTAAGATGACCGTCAAGTTGAGTTTGCACATAGTTCATAGTCCAAATTAGGCATTCAGAAGGTTTTACCACCATGAAATAGTGTGATGAAAATACTGGAagcatatattttataattttgagagCTAATGATTATTGCTGTTGGCAAATAATTCAGATTACCTTTAGTACTTTTTGCTTTTAAACATGATTCCCTGTAGAAAGGCATCAATTATCTTTGGTGTCCACTTTGTATCTGATTCTCCTTGATAACTATACTGTTCCATCTTCATGTCAGGCTGTAATTGCTGCTGATATCATTGGTCCATTGGTGCATCTTCTCCAAACTGCTGAATTTGACATCAAGAAAGAGGCTGCCTGGGCCATCTCAAATGCTACTTCAGGTGGCACCCATGATCAAATAAAGTAATGTTGAATGCGCATCACATTTATTCTTCCATTAAGAATTGTATCTAAGCCTATAGCCTATGATCTGTATTTAAGTCTAAGGCCTTCTCATTAACATGGTTTGATCATGGCAGGTTTTTAGTCAGTCAGGGTTGCATCAAGCCCTTGTGTGATCTCCTCGTGTGCCCGGACCCGAGAATTGTCACAGTTTGCTTGGAAGGGCTGGAAAACATCCTGAAGGTTGGTGAAGCTGAGAAAGAATGCAGGCACCACTGGAGGCGTGAATCTCTATGCCCAAATGATCGACGAAGCTGAAGGCCTAGAGAAGATTGAAAATCTGCAGAGTCATGATAACACTGAGATCTATGAGAAGGCTGTGAAGATCCTGGAAACATATTGGTTGGAAGAGGAAGATGAGACCATGCCCACTGGTGATGCCACTGCTCAAGCTGGCTTTGGCTTCGGAGCCCAGAATCCCCCTCCCGGTGGCTTCAACTTTGGCTGATGGTatgtaaaaaaacaacacaCTCCATCCTTTTGTCATCCCCTCGATGCATCTTATTAATGCTCTGCTATTTAAATTGCTATTACCATCTTTCAGAGCTCTCCATGACCATGTGCCTACTGTAGTACGAGTCGGGGTCAGTCAGGGAGTCAAGTCGAGTTGGTCGGGTCCGGTCAGTCGGAGTCCATGTTGTCCGTCAGGGCGTCGTCGGTGTCAGTGTCAGTCAGGGATGTTCCTCAGTGGCGCCCAATAAAAAACCATTCAGGTTTTTATCAGACTTCCCACAAATCAAGCTTTTTGATGATCTAATCCCTGGGAGTTAGGGTGTGAGAATTTGAGGATGATGTTTCCACCCTAGGGTAAAGAAGTCTCTGTAAAATGTTGCAGGTGTTAAAAGTTTTACAAGGCTCTACAAAGCTTTTACCTTTTCCTCTCTTATCATCCTCTATAGCGGCACATTATAGCCCATCAGACAAGTGCcttcctattttattttaatttgtcatGTTTGTTTGTTGGGGGAGAGTGATCAATTCTTACTTACCATTATTCCCTTCATGGATAGAAGAGTACATCATATTACACCAGTCCCTTTTtatgtaagttttttttattattaataccATTGAATGGTTAAAACGAGTCTTCCActtgtgtttcttttatgtCTGCTTGATCTTTCATGGTGTTTCCAGGAAGTGGTAAACTGGTAATTATAAAAGTAAAAGTACGTTGTAATTATTAAAGTGGcaatatgtttaattaattaattgatcaaTCATTCAATGAAATAGTCATGTTGTATGAATTGCTCGGAAGGTCTGGTGAATCTGGAATTAGTGTCACGTCGAACACACGTGCCTATGTTTACGCTTTTGGTCTCATCGATTACCTTATATTATAACTTCAGTTGCTGCCAATTTTTCCCAATTATGCGGTACACTTGTAATAATTACAACCATACCAAggcttcttttgttttgtatcTATTATTTATACGGAAGACTATAACTATAATAATTGTATAATACTAAGGTCAATAATGGATGAAAGagaaatttttgttgatgatgttgtacatctatataaatatatagatatattttgcAATTAACTCAGTCTTTTATTACATTATTCATCAACTAATatgtacaattaaaaaaaaaagagttaaaatatatttttaaaaatcaatatatatatatatatatataactaatgaTCCTCAAATGTTAGCTATATACATAAGAAGTTTGATCAAACTTAAAACATAGAACTCAATCCTCAATCACAACACGTTTTTATCAACCAATAAAAACCCGCCAAAAAAACACACACTCAACGGTCAACTTTAATTAACCCCAAATCAAACACCCACTAATCACAATTATTACATGTACCAGTACCACCACTTaatgtaataatttatttttaatcatactatttaaataataataataataataataacaatatacaTTGATAGATATAGATTGATGGATGACCATGAATTACTCATTACAAGCTCTTCACTAACTGACCTTCCAAGAACCCAAGTcccattaatattaaaataataacccACAAATTAGAAACTCACGTAGCTCCCGCGAAGCCTCCTTCATTCGAAGAACCCCACTCGCAAAACCCCCGAAACctctccctttctctctctctctctctctgtctcctTCTCAGCCATGAGAAATCCCACGGCGCCGCCATCGCCGCCGCCGTCGGAGTCCGATGACCCTGATGCCGCCTTCTCCCGCTTCTACTGGTGGCGTTCCCTCCAAGACCCGGATGGATCTGTGGCACCATCGACACCTACGCCTTCTCGACTGCGTGTTGTGAAGGAACTTGAGAGATTGGCTCTTGTTGCGCATGAATCGCTTGATGAACTACGGCATAGACTTTTGGGGTATCGAGCTGGGGATCTTTGGTTCCCTGCTGGTGGGATCTCGAGACAGGAGACGGATATTCCTCCGGTTATCACTgttttgttgcttggatttgctGGAACGGGGAAGAGTTCGTTGGTGAATCTTATGTATTCTGTGCTTGGTCGCTCTGGATTTGTTCCTTTTGCCCAGACTTCCTCTCCTGCaggtttgtgtttgttttctgGGTTTCTCATTGATTTTATTGGGGAAACACAaatgtttatttgatttgtgGTGAGATGAGGGTTTcaatttatgaatcaaaatgagattggttttattgaaaacaaaaaaaagatgaaatttttggtttgttttttgaGGAATTTTTTAGTGAAAGAGAGAGATTGAGATGAGAGTTTCAATCTATGAATTAAAATGAGATTGGTTTTAGTGGAATCAATAGAatgaaaattttggttttttttttctttgaaatttttgtattgGAGGAGAGAGCAGTTGTTTGTAAGATTGGTTTTATTGGAAACAATAGGATGAaaattttggttcttttttagagaaaaattttaCTGAAAGAGAGAGCAGTTGTTTGATTGTTATGGAGTAATACTGGAGAGTTTGCATCTTTGATCAAATAATTTGTAGGCATTGCTGAGGTTTGGAgatgttgttgttctttttgcAGGGAGGCAAGGGAGAACAGAGTTCCTAGAGGAGCACAATGTGCTCAGATCAATGCACAATGGTTTCTGTGTCTTTGATTCCCGGGGTTTGGATTATGACCGAATGGAGGATGGGTTGGAAGAGGTCTCCGAATGGATGGATGAAGGGGTTCGACATCGGCAGCCTTGTCGTGGTGCTGGCTCTTCTGCCCGTGTGCCACTCACCGGGTCTGCTGCAAAGGCGGCCAAGCGTTTTGTTCAGCGGTGTGTAAACTGTGTCATGCTAGTCCTCAGTTTATCGGAAATCTATTGGTCTTATACTGCCGGTGACTTTAGACCTCTTGAAGCCGCCCGTGAGCTCTTCCATGCTCCCTCTGTCAAGAACAATTGCAGTAAGCATCTCATTAGCCTTATTCATCATCAATGCATTGATGTTTTTGATTTTATAGGAAAGATATTGcaataatttatcaatttttacgATACATTTGCTTGCTGAATGCATAAAGAAACTTAATCTAGATGTTTAGCTTTTGCAGTCATTTGTCAATTTTTTAGCTGATAAGTTTGCTTGTA
It includes:
- the LOC120262956 gene encoding uncharacterized protein LOC120262956, with amino-acid sequence MRNPTAPPSPPPSESDDPDAAFSRFYWWRSLQDPDGSVAPSTPTPSRLRVVKELERLALVAHESLDELRHRLLGYRAGDLWFPAGGISRQETDIPPVITVLLLGFAGTGKSSLVNLMYSVLGRSGFVPFAQTSSPAGRQGRTEFLEEHNVLRSMHNGFCVFDSRGLDYDRMEDGLEEVSEWMDEGVRHRQPCRGAGSSARVPLTGSAAKAAKRFVQRCVNCVMLVLSLSEIYWSYTAGDFRPLEAARELFHAPSVKNNCNDNPILVLTHGDELTTEQRIDGRVKICEYLGISETTGVYDIMCLHEQGSHGAMVIDEMDPVNAYALTEALYRALLIADRSHPPKPNVKDWLLLILSWSMCSLSAFFAFLAYFCSKLAKAHKDHHKLR